Proteins encoded by one window of Carassius auratus strain Wakin chromosome 8, ASM336829v1, whole genome shotgun sequence:
- the foxf1 gene encoding forkhead box protein F1 encodes MTAEVQQPSVQTPPHSSPMSEKPHGQTPVMETSSSSSSTKTKKTNAGIRRPEKPPYSYIALIVMAIQNSQTKRLTLSEIYQFLQSRFPFFRGSYQGWKNSVRHNLSLNECFIKLPKGLGRPGKGHYWTIDPASEFMFEEGSFRRRPRGFRRKCQALKPSMYSMMNGLGFNHIPESYNFQSGGGGMSCPPNSLPLESGIGMMNGHLASNMEAMGLAGHSMSHLSTNSGHSYMGSCTGSSGSEYPHHDNSASPLLTSGGVMEPHAVYSSTASAWPPAPTGSLNNGASYIKQQPLSPCNPGTNSLQPSLPIHSMEQSYLHQNGHGTTELQGIQRYHSQSPSMCDRKEFVFSFNAMTSSSMHSPGSSSSFYHHQQVSYQDIKPCVM; translated from the exons ATGACTGCTGAAGTTCAGCAACCCTCCGTGCAGACCCCTCCTCACAGTAGCCCGATGTCGGAGAAACCACACGGACAGACGCCTGTGATGGAGACCTCGTCTTCTTCCTCCAGCACCAAAACAAAAAAGACGAACGCTGGAATCCGTCGTCCTGAAAAGCCCCCGTACTCTTACATCGCTCTCATTGTCATGGCCATCCAGAATTCTCAAACCAAACGACTGACTCTAAGCGAAATTTACCAGTTCCTTCAGAGCCGCTTCCCGTTTTTCAGAGGCTCGTATCAAGGCTGGAAAAACTCGGTGCGTCACAATCTGTCTCTGAACGAGTGCTTTATCAAGCTGCCCAAAGGTCTGGGTAGACCCGGGAAGGGTCACTACTGGACCATCGACCCGGCCAGTGAGTTCATGTTCGAGGAGGGATCTTTTCGCAGGAGGCCGCGGGGATTCAGGCGTAAATGTCAGGCGCTCAAACCTTCTATGTACAGCATGATGAACGGGCTGGGATTCAATCACATACCTGAGTCTTATAATTTTCAATCGGGCGGCGGGGGCATGTCTTGTCCTCCAAACAGTTTACCTTTGGAGAGTGGGATTGGGATGATGAATGGACATTTGGCCAGCAATATGGAAGCAATGGGCTTGGCAGGACACTCTATGTCACATTTATCAACGAATAGTGGACATTCATACATGGGCAGTTGCACAGGATCCTCGGGGAGTGAATACCCCCACCACGACAACTCTGCATCGCCGCTTCTAACCAGCGGGGGAGTGATGGAGCCGCATGCCGTGTATTCTAGCACAGCCTCGGCCTGGCCTCCAGCGCCCACGGGCTCCCTAAACAACGGGGCGTCTTACATCAAACAGCAGCCGCTCTCTCCGTGCAACCCTGGAACCAATTCGCTGCAGCCCAGTTTACCCATACACTCAATGGAACAGTCCTACCTGCACCAGAATGGCCACGGAACCACCGAACTTCAAG GTATACAACGCTATCATTCCCAATCTCCCAGCATGTGTGACAGGAAAGAGTTTGTCTTCTCCTTTAACGCCATGACCTCTTCATCGATGCATTCACCAGGGAGTAGTAGCTCGTTCTACCACCATCAGCAGGTCTCCTATCAAGACATCAAACCCTGTGTGATGTGA